In a single window of the Bufo bufo chromosome 5, aBufBuf1.1, whole genome shotgun sequence genome:
- the LOC121002888 gene encoding protein FAM237A-like: protein MVTSTYARSVYNKDSYGHPNSGSLREIDHECWEAASSKLVEMKKLRVADTIMGLWDFMIYLKESANPKRNALFDSLAQNFWDMYVDCVLSRSHGVGRRQVSSPNLSFYLQKPIKGMPLMKPWF, encoded by the coding sequence ATGGTGACCTCAACCTATGCCAGATCTGTGTATAATAAAGATTCTTACGGACATCCAAACTCCGGGAGCCTTAGAGAGATCGACCATGAGTGCTGGGAAGCGGCGTCAAGCAAGCTGGTGGAGATGAAGAAGCTCAGGGTGGCAGATACTATCATGGGGCTGTGGGACTTCATGATCTACTTGAAAGAATCAGCCAATCCCAAGCGTAACGCACTCTTTGATAGTTTGGCGCAGAACTTCTGGGACATGTATGTAGACTGCGTCCTCTCAAGGTCTCACGGGGTGGGCAGAAGACAAGTGTCATCTCCAAATCTTTCTTTTTATCTACAGAAACCTATAAAAG